Proteins encoded together in one Flavobacteriales bacterium window:
- a CDS encoding class I SAM-dependent rRNA methyltransferase — MRHRTIIRDPRDRVRNGHPWIFDNQVVRVEGDPKPGDVVQVFDDRRRPIGQGYFNPASKIQVRILTADLDEPIDDAFFFRKVKEAWAFRQRMVDTTSCRLIFGESDGLPACVADKFGDTIVLQTLSLGMDRWKHSLVEALREMTGVTRFYERNDVPIREKEGLQPIKGFLSDAFTTRFPIVENGLKVQVDVAEGQKTGHFLDQRVNHAAIAPVVAGAHVLDCFTHTGGFALHAAHYGAARVEGLDISPSAIQAAAANAELNGSADRCSFREANVFDFLTEAGRTGRKWDVVVLDPPAFAKSRATVAGATRGYKEINLRAMKCLPRGGFLVTCSCSQHMAPDLFRAMIADAAKDARRQLREVYYGTQPPDHPVHWSIPESLYLKCLILQVL; from the coding sequence ATGCGCCATCGCACCATCATCCGCGACCCACGCGACCGGGTCCGCAACGGCCATCCGTGGATCTTTGACAACCAGGTGGTGCGTGTGGAGGGCGATCCCAAGCCTGGCGACGTGGTGCAGGTCTTCGATGACCGACGGCGACCGATCGGTCAAGGGTATTTCAACCCGGCCAGCAAGATCCAGGTCCGGATCCTGACCGCCGACCTTGACGAGCCGATCGACGATGCCTTCTTCTTCAGAAAGGTGAAAGAGGCTTGGGCTTTCCGCCAACGGATGGTGGATACCACCTCATGCCGGTTGATCTTCGGTGAATCAGATGGTCTGCCGGCTTGTGTCGCCGACAAGTTCGGCGACACCATCGTGCTCCAGACCTTGAGCTTGGGCATGGACCGTTGGAAGCACAGCCTGGTGGAAGCGCTCCGCGAAATGACCGGTGTGACCCGGTTCTACGAGCGCAACGACGTGCCCATCCGGGAAAAGGAAGGTCTTCAGCCGATCAAGGGCTTCCTCAGCGACGCGTTCACGACGCGCTTCCCCATTGTGGAGAACGGGTTGAAGGTGCAGGTCGATGTGGCGGAAGGCCAGAAGACGGGCCACTTCCTCGACCAGCGCGTGAACCATGCCGCCATCGCTCCGGTGGTCGCAGGCGCGCACGTGCTGGATTGCTTCACCCACACGGGGGGCTTCGCGCTGCATGCCGCCCACTATGGCGCGGCGCGGGTGGAGGGCCTGGACATCAGCCCTTCGGCCATTCAGGCTGCGGCGGCCAATGCCGAGTTGAACGGATCGGCCGACCGGTGTTCGTTCCGGGAGGCCAACGTGTTCGACTTCCTCACGGAAGCAGGGCGCACCGGTCGAAAGTGGGATGTGGTCGTGCTGGATCCACCGGCCTTCGCCAAAAGCCGTGCGACGGTCGCTGGCGCCACGCGGGGTTATAAGGAGATCAACCTGCGCGCCATGAAATGCCTGCCGCGCGGCGGGTTCCTGGTCACCTGCAGTTGCAGCCAGCACATGGCGCCGGACCTGTTCCGCGCCATGATCGCCGATGCCGCAAAGGACGCCCGACGGCAGCTGCGGGAGGTCTACTACGGGACCCAGCCGCCAGACCACCCGGTGCATTGGAGCATCCCGGAGAGCCTGTACCTCAAGTGCCTGATCTTGCAGGTGCTGTAG